One Rhizoctonia solani chromosome 1, complete sequence DNA window includes the following coding sequences:
- a CDS encoding isochorismatase domain-containing protein 2, with amino-acid sequence MPGNRTALMLVDIQYDFLPPNGSLAVANGADILPTVYDLLDHTHFDAYFASQDYHPVGHVSFASAHPGTKPYTSIQVPKLYSSETVEQMLWPDHCVQGTRGCEIEEGVQKRLERLEKLGKVVEYIKKGTNPSVDSYSAFADNQYMSFTPLVRLVYTHQIDRLVIVGLATDYCVRATAIDSRKFGIGTEVVQSGIRGVFPENESIVLEELKTWGCSIV; translated from the exons ATGCCAGGCAACAGAACCGCATTGATGCTGGTAGATATACAATACGACTTTTTACCGCCGAACGGGAGCCTAGCTGTTGCAAACGGAGCCGACATTCTTCCGACCGTTTACGATCTCCTAGATCACACGCATTTTGACGCCTACTTCGCCAGTCAG GACTATCATCCAGTCGGCCATGTTTCATTTGCCTCAGCGCACCCAGGGACCAAGCCATATACCTCGATACAAGTGCCGAAACTGTATTCGAGCGAGACAGTCGAACAAATGCTGTGGCCAGATCACTGTGTGCAGGGAACACGC GGGTGTGAGATCGAGGAGGGAGTACAAAAGCGGCTAGAGAGACTTGAAAAATTAGGCAAGGTCGTGGAATACATCAAAAAA GGCACGAATCCAAGCGTTGATTCATAC TCGGCGTTTGCGGATAATCAGTATATGTCGTTTACGCCTCTTGTACGCCTTGTCTACACGCACCAGATCGATAGATTGGTCATAGTCGGATTAGCGACAGACTATTGCGTGCGAGCGACGGCGATTGACAGCCGCAAGTTTGGAATCGGTACCGAG GTTGTTCAATCTGGCATAAGGGGTGTATTCCCCGAAAACGAGAGCATAGTGCTAGAGGAGCTCAAGACTTGGGGATGCTCGATTGTATGA
- a CDS encoding exosome complex exonuclease DIS3/RRP44 has protein sequence MADSATPATAQAPSASTNNNANANANEKKPNGGNRNNNNNNNRQKRGPNRQPSVSNGPNGGTPKDNTNNSGNNSNANANSGGKSQPRSQRKPSTNLGASPAPVPQVAAVASDGSRPPSTDGTKKTDNRRNNNNGQRRDSQSGGRGQGNNRRGSSRQASQSRQQSGDQVKASPSTENPTPGSNPATDQAQRLLERAITDMKSTAQQNSAAAPAAPQQQSVAQGSTLGLNAPVFQPGASVYPTPGAPTDLPPRHRKSASTGSHSSPGSFNSSSFTSPLQGFSPNLHSMREDVAEEGEIEENNQYSAQQQAQFQQRNAQPPVGTFSAPRFAALAQQQQQTQLTQEEPEVLGPTGRPQLAPTFQFGRRRNTNTGNAPAIQEEDLGFQFPQQQHYQPEAQQSQSIASAQAQAHRRTGSEVTGMLAEQMALQAQIEALQQQQQQLLQQQIATGSVMSTFGSSNLGAGRPMQNHRRIQSQQIPVGGGMGNFGGNLQGGPMGNFGNVNLNGGLGLGMPPEQNPNAPRGHGRRHSVNVINKSPGGGETLGQFNYSYDQDGYGDGFAPAPSGHNRQASRSDASWRINGGAGAIGSSFGQGTAELAQAQAQLQSLQQFRAAAGGHHQKMPSFSFPNMLPNMMAANMMSFGGGLNVLQQQQQQFQMQLQQQSNQPQRKSLFAPYLPQASLPPLLAAGKLVVGILRVNKRNRSDAYVSTEVLDADIYICGSKDRNRALEGDIVAVELLDVDEVWGTKKEKEEKKRKKEENAAYDVRGAIGRKNDKKKDDVEVEGQGLMLFEDEEVTDEVKPQFAGHVVAVVERMPGQLFSGTLGLLRPSSAATKEKQEAERREREGDRYDEQAAKKEMERPKIVWFKPTDKRVPLIAIPTEQAPPDFVTNSEAYADKLFVACIKRHASIPISSLHPFGTLVEELGPIGDVEVETSALLKDCNFPTEEFTENVIKCLPPLPWTIPEREYETRRDFRNERVFTIDPTTAKDMDDALHVQVNDDGTYDIGVHITDVSYFVKPNTALDRDARKRATSVYLVQRAVPMLPPTLSEELCSLVPGKERLTFSAVFTMTQDARVIKKWFGRSIIKSAAKLSYSEAQGVIDGGNLASKNVDPQHSANAIEGDIKILHNLAKQMRERRIENGTLSIQSLRLKFDLDESGAPVDCSDELQTEANHLIAEFMILANTAVAQQIAVHLPEQALLRRHEEPIERRLAGFKERAARLGYEVDTSSAGALQRSFNAVQDPTARRLLEILCSKAMHRAKYFCTGMLDIAKYSHYALAEPLYTHFTSPIRRYADILVHRQLESVIGPASDVKFTMDRDSVAKVAQQCNIKKDSAKLAQEQSAHLFLCLLISDLTQRYGPVVRQARVVGVLDAAFDVLIPEFGIEKRVHVDQMPIDNHVFEEHTHTLQIYWSNRDVISWLAENSDDEHLKKVKQTAEQHAVKMELTSQDEIVINRPAPPVDAAEETSKQRKLSKAKVEPQFEGLRRTPAGHRIQDIRELMSVPVIVTADLTKSPRLSRYTALTLTLRPPQLPRNKSAKALRQDATTWLAAEPGGKMEVETELERTWRTTQAEIVEAVGFDVATGRREGSGT, from the exons ATGGCCGATTCAGCTACGCCCGCCACGGCGCAAGCGCCCTCTGCATCTACGAACAATAACGCAAACGCAAACGCGAACGAGAAGAAACCCAATGGTGGAAACCGGAATAATAACAATAACAACAACCGCCAAAAACGTGGACCCAATCGTCAGCCCTCGGTCAGCAATGGTCCCAATGGAGGCACCCCTAAGGACAATACGAATAATTCTGGGAACAATTCGAACGCCAACGCGAACTCTGGTGGCAAGTCCCAGCCTCGTTCCCAGAGGAAACCCTCTACAAATCTCGGCGCTTCCCCGGCGCCTGTGCCACAAGTTGCTGCAGTCGCGTCCGACGGATCGCGTCCTCCTTCGACCGATGGTACCAAGAAGACCGACAATCGCCGCAATAACAACAATGGCCAGCGCCGTGACAGCCAATCTGGTGGCCGAGGCCAGGGTAACAATCGTCGTGGGTCCAGTCGCCAGGCTAGCCAGAGTCGCCAGCAGTCCGGTGACCAGGTCAAGGCATCTCCCTCTACCGAGAATCCCACACCCGGTTCGAATCCTGCTACCGACCAGGCACAGCGCCTCTTGGAACGAGCGATCACCGATATGAAGTCAACTGCTCAACAGAACTCGGCAGCCGCACCGGCCGCGCCCCAGCAGCAGTCCGTTGCTCAAGGGTCGACTCTCGGACTCAATGCCCCCGTTTTCCAACCCGGCGCATCGGTTTACCCTACTCCTGGCGCTCCCACCGATCTCCCACCTCGTCATCGCAAGTCCGCATCCACCGGAAGCCATTCCAGCCCTGGTTCATTCAACTCTTCGTCGTTCACATCCCCTCTACAGGGTTTCTCGCCCAATCTTCATTCTATGCGTGAGGATGTCGCCGAGGAAGGCGAAATTGAAGAGAACAACCAGTATTCGGCACAACAGCAGGCACAGTTCCAGCAGAGGAACGCACAGCCACCTGTGGGCACCTTTTCTGCCCCTCGTTTTGCTGCGCTTGctcaacagcaacaacagaCTCAACTAACCCAGGAGGAGCCCGAAGTCCTTGGGCCCACTGGCCGCCCGCAGCTCGCGCCGACCTTCCAATTCGGTAGGCGTCGTAATACTAACACCGGCAATGCTCCTGCGATCCAAGAGGAAGATCTTGGTTTCCAATTCCCGCAGCAACAGCATTATCAACCTGAAGCTCAGCAGTCGCAGTCAATTGCATCAGCACAAGCACAGGCTCACCGTCGCACTGGAAGCGAGGTCACCGGTATGCTCGCTGAACAA ATGGCTCTACAAGCTCAGATCGAGGCTcttcagcagcagcaacagcaattACTGCAGCAACAGATTGCTACTGGTAGTGTGATGTCCACCTTTGGCTCTTCCAATCTTGGCGCCGGCCGGCCTATGCAGAATCATCGCCGCATCCAAAGTCAGCAGATCCCTGTCGGAGGCGGTATGGGTAACTTTGGGGGCAACTTGCAAGGCGGTCCAATGGGCAACTTTGGTAACGTCAACCTCAATGGCGGACTCGGCCTTGGTATGCCTCCTGAACAAAACCCTAACGCTCCTCGTGGGCATGGTCGTCGCCACAGCGTTAACGTTATCAATAAGTCTCCTGGTGGGGGAGAGACACTTGGTCAATTCAATTACTCGTACGACCAAGATGGCTATGGTGACGGCTTCGCACCCGCTCCTAGCGGTCACAATCGCCAAGCTTCTCGCTCTGACGCTAGCTGGCGTATCA ATGGAGGCGCCGGTGCTATCGGGAGCAGTTTTGGGCAGGGTACCGCCGAACTCGCTCAAGCTCAGGCCCAACTCCAGAGTCTTCAGCAGTTCCGTGCCGCAGCCGGTGGTCACCACCAGAAGATGCCTTCATTCAGCTTCCCCAATATGTTGCCAAACATGATGGCCGCAAATATGATGAGTTTTGGCGGTGGGTTGAATGTCctgcagcaacagcaacaacaattCCAG ATGCAACTCCAGCAACAATCGAACCAGCCTCAGCGCAAGTCCCTCTTCGCCCCTTACCTTCCCCAAGCTTCCCTTCCTCCTTTGCTTGCAGCTGGAAAGCTTGTTGTTGGCATTCTTCGCGTCAACAAGCGCAACCGCTCCGATGCCTACGTGTCCACCGAGGTGCTTGATGCAGACATTTATATCTGCGGTTCCAAAGATCGCAATCGTGCACTCGAAGGTGACATTGTTGCTGTTGAGCTACTAGACGTCGATGAAGTCTGGGGCACcaagaaggagaaggaagagAAGAAACGTAAGAAGGAGGAGAATGCTGCCTATGATGTCCGTGGTGCGATCGGGCGCAAGAACGACAAGAAGAAGGACGATGTTGAGGTCGAAGGCCAAGGACTGATGCTGTTTGAGGATGAGGA GGTGACCGATGAGGTCAAGCCCCAGTTTGCTGGACACGTCGTTGCCGTTGTTGAGCGTATGCCCGGCCAACTCTTTTCTGGCACCCTCGGACTTTTGCGTCCATCTTCTGCGGCGACCAAGGAGAAGCAGGAAGCCGAGCGCCGCGAGCGCGAGGGTGATCGTTATGATGAACAGGCCGCGAAGAAAGAGATGGAACGCCCCAAGATCGTCTGGTTCAAGCCTACTGACAAGCGTGTTCCTCTCATCGCCATCCCGACCGAGCAGGCACCCCCCGACTTTGTTACCAATTCTGAGGCCTACGCTGACAAGCTATTTGTCGCATGCATCAAACGCCACGCAAGTATA CCCATTAGCTCTCTTCATCCGTTCGGCACGCTCGTCGAGGAGCTTGGTCCGATTGGAGATGTCGAGGTCGAAACCAGCGCCCTTCTTAAGGACTGCAATTTCCCGACTGAAGAATTCACTGAGAATGTCATCAAATGTTTGCCCCCTCTTCCATGGAC CATCCCCGAACGAGAATACGAGACCCGTCGTGACTTCCGTAACGAGCGTGTCTTTACTATTGATCCCACCACAGCCAAGGACATGGACGACGCGTTGCACGTTCAGGTTAACGACGACGGTACTTACGACATTGGTGTTCATATTACCGATGTCTCTTACTTCGTCAAGCCGAACACTGCACTCGATCGGGATGCTCGCAAACGTGCTACAAGTGTTTATTTGGTTCAACGTGCTGTACCGATGCTTCCTCCTACTCTGAGCGAGGAATTGTGCAGTCTTGTCCCCGGAAAAGAGCGCTTGACCTTCTCTGCTGTGTTTACCATGACGCAAGATGCACGAGTAATCAAGAAGTGGTTTGGGCGCTCAATTATCAA ATCCGCTGCGAAGCTGTCCTATTCTGAGGCTCAGGGAGTAATAGACGGTGGCAATCTCGCTAGCAAGAACGTTGACCCGCAGCATAGCGCGAATGCTATCGAGGGGGATATTAAGATTCTCCAT AATCTCGCCAAGCAGATGCGTGAGCGCCGTATTGAGAATGGCACACTTAGCATTCAGTCCTTGAGGCTCAAGTTCGATCTCGATGAATCTGGTGCACCCGTCGACTGCAGTGACGAATTGCAAACAGAGGCCAACCACCTTATTGCAGAA TTTATGATCCTGGCCAATACTGCCGTTGCTCAGCAAATTGCTGTTCACCTGCCAGAGCAAGCACTTCTCCGCCGTCACGAGGAGCCTATCGAGCGTCGTCTG GCTGGATTCAAGGAGCGTGCTGCGCGTCTCGGATATGAAGTCGATACTTCATCTGCTGGTGCTTTACAAAGATCGTTCAACGCTGTCCAAGATCCTACCGCTCGTCGTCTCCTCGAGATCCTCTGTTCCAAGGCCATGCATCGTGCCAAGTACTTCTGCACGGGTATGCTTGATATTGCCAAATACAGCCACTATGCGCTCGCGGAGCCGCTGTACACCCATTTCACCTCCCCTATCCGTCGTTACGCGGACATTCTTGTGCACAGGCAATTGGAGAGTGTGATTGGCCCTG CCTCTGACGTCAAGTTCACCATGGATCGCGATTCGGTTGCCAAGGTTGCTCAGCAGTGTAATAT CAAAAAGGACTCTGCTAAACTGGCCCAAGAACAATCTGCTCATCTTTTCCTATGCTTACTTATTTCCGACCTGACCCAAAGGTACGGACCTGTGGTTCGCCAGGCTCGTGTAGTTGGGGTTCTCGACGCCGCATTCGACGTTCTTATCCCAGAGTTCGGCATCGAGAAGCGTGTCCATGTCGATCAGATGCCTATTGAC AACCATGTCTTTGAGGAGCATACGCACACTCTTCAGATTTACTGGTCGAATCGTGATGTGATCTCTTGGTTGGCTGAGAACAGCGACGACGAGCATCTCAAGAAGGTCAAGCAGACTGCCGAGCAACACGCGGTTAAGATGGAGCTCACCTCAC AAGACGAGATTGTCATTAACCGTCCTGCGCCTCCTGTTGACGCTGCTGAAGAAACTTCGAAACAGCGCAAGTTGTCCAAGGCCAAAGTTGAACCCCAGTTTGAGGGTCTGCGCCGCACTCCTGCTGGTCACCGGATCCAGGATATTCGCGAGCTCATGAGTGTCCCCGTCATTGTGACTGCCGACCTCACCAAGAGCCCCCGGTTATCAAGGTATACAGCGTTAACCCTTACGCTGAGGCCGCCCCAACTCCCAAGAAATAAGTCG GCAAAAGCTCTGCGCCAGGATGCCACGACTTGGTTGGCGGCAGAGCCTGGTGGAAAGATGGAAGTAGAGACGGAGCTGGAGCGCACATGGCGTACGACACAGGCAGAGATCGTTGAAGCTGTTGGGTTCGATGTTGCGACTGGAAGAAGAGAGGGAAGTGGGACCTAG
- a CDS encoding U3 small nucleolar RNA-associated protein, with the protein MTQNIHNAVIYLGHQNGTVALHTPSTPTPRSPTGPSGPDNIPQCGPQLWGNWKGCVREWTVRGGAPSEVEWSRKGGLVLLVEDLSIIVVPGSGEANIDSFEDGVFENKKARQEREVRSLLDKLQPDMITLDPEFMGRLAEPGHVPFATPELPFRQKPRLDRLRDLGKADESPVSEEEGGDVNADEGGEQASRPKEKDK; encoded by the exons ATGACCCAAAACATCCACAATGCGGTTATATACCTTGGTCATCAAAATG GCACGGTAGCGTTACACACACCCTCTACTCCAACTCCCCGTTCGCCTACAGGCCCATCTGGGCCCGATAACATCCCTCAGTGTGGACCCCAGCTCTGGGG GAATTGGAAAGGGTGTGTTCGCGAATGGACCGTTCGTGGCGGGGCCCCAAGCGAAGTAGAATGGAGTAGAAAGGGTGGCTTGGTGTTATTGGTGGAGGATCTATCAAT CATAGTCGTACCTGGCTCTGGAGAGGCAAACATCGACTCTTTCGAGGATGGTGTCTTTGAGAACAAGAAGGCTCGCCAAGAGAGAGAGGTCAGGAGCTTATTGGACAAG CTTCAGCCCGACATGATCACGCTTGACCCAGAGTTTATGGGCCGGCTCGCCGAGCCGGGGCATGTGCCCTTTGCTACTCCAGAGCTACCCTTCAGGCAAAAGCCAAGGTTAGATCGACTCCGAGATTTAGGAAAAGCGGACGAGTCTCCAgtatcagaagaagagggagGTGATGTCAATGCGGATGAAGGCGGCGAGCAAGCTAGTAGGCCAAAAGAGAAAGATAAATGA